GTTGTGGGGAGCTCATCCCGTTGGCCTTGCGAGCCAGAACCAGCCACACTGCCTGGAAAGCATCTTCCGAATCCTGTCGATGCGACAACATGCGCTGACAGACTCCCCAGACCAACGGACCGTGCCGCCGAATCAGTTCTTCAAATGCTGCTTCGCTCCGCTGGCGGGCGAACTGCTGAAGCAACTCCCGATCCGAAGTCTGAGCCAGCTTCGACAACTGTGCACTTTTCAAAACGTGTCCCAGCCAGGTGGCTACTGACATGTTCGGTACATTCCAGAGAAGGAACTGATACTCTTTAGCGTACACGAACCGCCTTGTGCATACACTATTTCCCGAAAATACCGGCGGATTTTTTCGTAATCGAAAAGATGTCTGGTAACTTTGATGAAACTCTGGTGAATCACCCCTTCTCTGACTATGCTATCCTCTAGCCCGTACTCTTGAGGATACCATGACCACCGTGGATACACCCCGTACAGCCGGCCACAGTCAGGCTTCTATCCACACCATGCAGAAATTCACCTGGATTCGCAAACATCTGCTCACCCTCGAAGAACTCGAACCCGTCGAGATCGATCTGATTCTTGATACCGCTGCGGGCTTTGTCGAAATTAACCAACGCAAACGGAAGATCGTTCCTGTCCTTAAAGGCAAAGCGGTCGTCAACCTCTTTTTTGAACCAAGCACCCGTACTAAAACCAGCTTCAGCCTGGCTGCCAAGCGGTTGTCGGCTGATACCGTTGATTTCACGACTACATCATCCAGCTTGAGCAAGGGTGAAACGTTCATCGATACTGCCAAGAATATTGAAGCGATGGGCATGGATATCATGGTCATCCGCCACTCGACTAGTGGCACCCCTTTGCTCCTGAGCCAGCATGTCAAATGTGGAGTGATCAACGCAGGCGATGGGGCACATGAACACCCGACGCAAGGTTTACTCGATGCCTTCACGATTCGGCAACGTAAAGGGAGTATCAAAGGTTTGACAGTAGGTCTGGTGGGCGACATCGCTCACAGTCGGGTGGCTCGAAGCAATATCCATGCCCTGACCAAGCTTGGTGCGAACGTGATTGTCTGTGGTCCACCCACGCTGATTCCCCACGACATCCGCAAGATGGGTGTTGAAGTGGAATACAACCTGGATCGCCTG
This window of the Planctomycetia bacterium genome carries:
- a CDS encoding aspartate carbamoyltransferase catalytic subunit, with the protein product MQKFTWIRKHLLTLEELEPVEIDLILDTAAGFVEINQRKRKIVPVLKGKAVVNLFFEPSTRTKTSFSLAAKRLSADTVDFTTTSSSLSKGETFIDTAKNIEAMGMDIMVIRHSTSGTPLLLSQHVKCGVINAGDGAHEHPTQGLLDAFTIRQRKGSIKGLTVGLVGDIAHSRVARSNIHALTKLGANVIVCGPPTLIPHDIRKMGVEVEYNLDRLLPRLDVVNLLRIQFERQRHGLFPSIGEYAALYGMNGKRMKLCKEDALILAPGPINRGIEMTPEVADGPNSAILDQVTNGVAVRMAVLYLLCGGQMSEVE